GTATCACCATCTACAATCATGCGTTTTATCGAACGCACAGGGTTTGATAGTTTTGCTGCCCTAAAAGTCGAAATCAAGCAACACTTGCTTAGCGATAAACATCGCATCAACGTTTCAAAGGTAAAAGAAATCAATCATTCTGAACCCATGGTTTTTGGTGATGATTTTGAAAAGAAAATTCAAGAACTCGCAACCCGCATTGCCAATGCGCGCATCACCTATTGTGTCGGTATGGGCTCTTCGGGAATTATGGCCGATTATCTGACCCGCCTCCTAAATTCTATTGGCTACATGAGTATGGCTTCAAAAGACGCCTACCTTCCAGTCCTTTGGAATACCGAACTCTTTAACAATGACAATGTCTTGCTTGTTTTTTCAACCTCTGGCGAAACACGCGAAATTGCGCAAATGATGCAAACACTCGCAAAGCGTCGCCCTTATACCGCAAGTATTACAAATCATCATCACAACACAGTTGCCCATAACTCAGATCTCAATATACCGTATTACATCCCCAAAGATCGCCTTTCATTTCACGTTGATTTAACGTCTCAGATTCCTGTGATGTATATCATCGAAACTATCGTCCGCCATCTTCATCAAATGCGTATCGCATCAAAGGAGACACCACTTTAATCAAAGTGGTGTCTTTTTTTATTGTTGATTTTGTAAAGCTTGTTCCTCTTCAAAGAGCTTGTTATCAGCTATTTTAAAGAACGGGAACCATAACGCGATGTTTACTGCAATAATTGCGATTGTTACAACACCATACTGCCAACCACCGGTCATAAACGCTTTTACGATACCTGGCATTGTCCATGGCATTTCTGCTGTTGGATTCACGACACCAAAGTTCACAAGTTTCGCTACCAGTAATGCAACACCACCCATAACTGCTGGTCCTGCAACCAATGGAATAAAGTAAATAGGGTTCATCATAATTGGTGCACCAAATACAAGGGGTTCGTTGATGTTAAAGATTGCTGGGACTGCTGCAAGTTTACGAAGTGATTTGTATTGTTCTGACTTTGCAGTAAATGATGAAACAACCCAACCATAGGTTCCACCTTGCCCACCAAATGCGTTTCCAGCCGCCATACCAACAATGGTCACGGCGATATAAGGCATTGGATTCACACCATCTTGGAATGCTGCAATCATCTCTGGACGAATTCCTGCAAGCAGCGGCATCATAATGGCATAAATCATGTTGGGATGAATTCCAAAGAACCAGCAAAGATTACAAATTGTAAACATAATAATCATTGCTGGAGCTGTGGCAGCGAAACCTTGTAGTGGTTGTTGAATCAATCCAAACACTAAATGGAACATGTTTCCAAAAGGTGTATACGATAATCCAACTCGAACAGCAAAGAAAATAATGAAGATAACGCCAGCAATTAATGATGGGCTGAGTGATTCCGACACGTTGGCTGGAACACTTTCCGGAAGTTTTATTGTAAAATTGCGTTCATTAAGTTTCACAAAGAGGATCGCTGTAATCGATGCAACAATTAAGGCAACAAAGATCCCGGTTCCTGATGTAAAGAAGTCAGTAAATCCGGATGTTCCCGTGAATACCCCTGCATCAATGAGCGGTTGCAATCCCGCCATAATACCTTCGTACATTTCTGGAGCAACGTACGCTTTATTGACAAGCACCTTAGTGATATTGATTTTTTGAGGAATTAAAATTAAGAATGACGCCAAGGAAATCAAACCTGCCGACAATCCATTTTGACCCGCTTTCTTTGCATAAACATAAGCAAAGATGAATGCGATATACAATGAAATAGCATTGGTTGATGCCCCGATGACTGCATCAAAATGCACACTCATTCCGGTCTCTTGCATGAATGCAATCCACGATGGTATCGGGAAATTCCCAATAACCATTAACACTGCTGCACCAATGGTTATTGGTGTTGTTCGCATGAATGCTTCTGCCATACTGCTGAAAAACAAACTCTCTGACATCCAATTGGCTATCGGCCCCAGAAATCTATTTAGAAAATTCTCTAATGCTTTCATATTCTCTCTCCTTTAAAGTGACGTGCCATTTGTGGCAATAACCTGTTGATACCAAGCGAAGCTGTCTTTTTTATATCGCTTGCACTCTTTTGCATCTGTCTCATCACGATCAACGTAAACAAATCCATAACGCTTTTGATATCCATTTAGCCAACTGAGTAGGTCAGTGAAACTCCATGTACAGTACCCCAACACTTCGACACCATCTGAGATAGCATCTTGAATCGCCATGAGATGTTCCCGTAGGTACGCAATGCGATAGGCATCGCGAATCGAACCATCAGCCTCAAGTGAATCGTATTCACCTAGACCATTTTCGGATATTAACGTTGGCAAATCATAGCGACTTGAGATGCGACGCAGTCCAATTCGTAAACCTTGTGGGTCAATCGACCAATCCCAGTTTGTAGTTTCCAGTGTTTCATTTTTGACTGTTTTAAAAACACCCGGCAACCCCATTCCCCCGAAGTTCCTTTTTCACCACTGTAGTTTGGTTCGCTGCTTTCAACTTTCTCAGTAAACGACATTGCATCTACCGTCGTTGATTGATAGTAATTCACACCCATAAAGTCTGGTTTTCCCCACGCTAACAAATCGTCATCGCCGGGTTGCATATCAATGTTGATACCCATTTTTAACATTTGTTTTAAAACTGCTTTGGGATAACGACCCCAAACATACACATCCATCCAAAAGTCAGCCATCAATGACATCGCATTTTCATTGGCAATAACGGCACCCGCACTATTGTTAAGTGCATACGACGGTGAATACGCAAAGCTTGGTCCAATCATTCCTGGATATCCACCAGAGCGAAATGCCTTCATCACCGATGCATTTGCTAAGTTGACAATGTGATTAACCTGTAGCGCACGAACCGGATCTTGTACCCCAGGCGGGTGTGACCCCATCATATATCCATGCATCACAAATACATTCTGCTCATTAATCGATACCCAATACTTAACCCGATCACTGAATCGGTCGAAGAGCAATGTTGCATAGTCGGTGAAGTCACGAATTATTTCGCGCGATTCCCATCCCCCATAGGCATCTTGCAACGCTTGCGGTAAATCCCAATGATAAATTGTAACGATAGGCTCAATATCATGCTTTAGCAATTCATCAATAAGATTACTGTAGAACGTTACACCCTGTTCGTTGACTTCGCCCTCCCCGTAGGGAAAATGCGCGACCACGCTATCGAGAAACGATAGGCCTTCAAGCCCTGATCTGCCATTAAGGCAACATCCTCTTTATAACGATGATAATGATCAACAGCGACGTCTCCGTTGCTTCCTTTAAATGTCTTTCCTGGTATCTTAGAAAATAAGTCCCATACTGACGGACCCTTTCCTTCTTCGTTATAAGCACCTTCTATTTGATATGCCGCTGATGCCGATCCCCAAAGAAACGATTTTGGAAATGCGTCCTTTTTCATGTGTTCCATTTTCTTCAACCCCTTTCCTTTGTTTCTATCCCCATGATAAGACACAAAAAAACCGATGTAAACACTTACATCGGTTTTAGGTATCTATGACTCCTAAGGTACAACCTGTTCCTTAAAAGTTTATTTTATAACGCTTTTAGCAACCTTAACCACGTTCTCAACTGTGAAGCCAAATGCCTCAAATAATTGATTACCGGGTGCAGAACCACCAAATGTATCCATTGCTACAGTTGCGCCATCAAGCCCAATGTAACGACCCCATGGTTGTGACGCTGCTGCCTCAATTGCAACACGTGCGCGAACACCCTGTGGTAAGACAGATTCTTTATATTCTGCTGTTTGTTCTTCAAAGAGTTCCAGTGACGGCATACTTACAACACGAACACCCAGTCCTGATTTCTCAAGTTCTTTGGCGGCATCAATTGCAAGTGATACTTCTGATCCCGTTGCCATTAAAATAGCATCGAGTTTATCCGCATCATGCACGACATAACCACCCTTTAAGGCATCAATGCCTGATTTATCGAGTTGTGGTAAGTTTTGACGTGATAAGATCAATCCAACAGGTGTTGTTTTTGATGTTAATGCCAATACCCATCCATACGCAGTTTCCGTTGCATCCGCAGGTCGGAATGTATAGAAGTTTGGTTGTGAACGCAACATGGCTAATTGTTCAATTGGCTCATGTGTCGGTCCATCTTCTCCAACACCAATACTGTCATGTGTTAGTACATATGTAAGCGGAACGCTCATTAATGAACTTAAACGTGCCATTGGTTTGAGGAAATCTGCAAACACGAAGAATGTTGAAACATACGCTTTCAACCCACCATATAATGCAATACCATTTCCCATTGCAGCCATAGCATGTTCGCGAACACCAAAGTGTAAATTGCGACCAGCAAAGTTTTCAGGGCTGAATGATCCTTCGTCTTTCATTGCTGTCATGTTTGATGAAGCCAAGTCAGCTGAACCACCAAATAGGTTTGTATATTTGTCTTTAAGACGGTTGATCATAATTCCTGAGACATTACGTGTTGCTTGTGGTGCCGCATCAAACTCAAATAATGATTTATCTGCTAGCAATTCATCAACTGTGATATCTGTGAAGTCTTTTTGCCATTGGGCAGCAAGTTCTGGATGTTCATTTGCATAATCTGCGAACATTTCTTCCCATACTTCATGTGTCTTTGTACCTTCGGCTGCGATATCACGGTAGTGATCATAAACTGCTTCGGGAACAAAGAATGGTTCTTGACTTGGGTAGTCTAAGAATGTTTTTAATGCTTTGATGTTATCGTCACCTAATGGTGAACCATGGGATGATGATGAGCCCTCTTTTGCACTACCATAACCAATTTTGGTTCTTACTTCGATGAATGATGGTTGTGTTAAGTTCTCTTTTGCTTTTGTGATGGCTAGATTTAGAGCTTCCAAGTCGTTTCCGTCTTCAACTAAGAATGTTTCAAAGCCATAAGCTTCGTAACGTTCACGGACGTTTTCCTTGAATGCTAAGTCAGTATGTCCTTCAATCGTCGTATTGTTTGAATCGTACAAGACTATTAAGCGACCAAGGCTTAATGTTCCCGCAAGTGATGATGCTTCACTTGTAATTCCTTCCATCATACAACCATCGCCAGACAAGACAAATGTATAGTTGTCCACAATATCATAACCTGGGCGGTTATATTTTGCAGCCAAATGTTCTTGGGCCATTGCCATACCTACTCCTGTAGATAAACCAGCGCCAAGCGGTCCTGTTGTTGCTTCAACCCCATCAGTATGTCCATATTCTGGATGCCCTGGTGTTCGTGAGTTCAACTGACGGAAATTCTTTAAATCTTCGAGTGTTACATCATAACCAAATACATGCAACAGTGAGTACAATAACGCCGATGCGTGACCTGCTGATAAAATAAATCGATCACGATTTATCCACTTGCTGTCTTTGACATCAAAATTCATGTGGTTTGCCCACACTGTATAGGCAATTGGTGCTGCACCTAATGGCATTCCAGGGTGTCCTGAATTGGCTTTTTGTACGGCGTCAACTGATAAAACTCGTAAAGCATTTACTGCTAAGTTGTCAATTTCCTTCATAATACCTCTCCTTCATGTTTATAGAGTAACCCATTTCGCCCCACTATTCAATGATAAACATGCGAAAGGAGCACCCAGAGGCACTCCCAATTCTATAGTTTTTTTCCATTTGAAGCGATAACGTTTTTGTACCATTCAAAAGAATCTTTCTTAGAGCGTTTCAATGACCCCGTCCCATCATTCTTACGATCAACATAAATGAAGCCATAACGCTTCTCCATTTCTCCTGTACCAAAGCTAATAAGGTCAATACAACCCCACGGTGTATATCCCATTAAATCAACCCCATCGTCGTTGACCGCTTTTTCCATTTCAACAATGTGACGGCGTAAGTAGTCTACACGATAGGGATCATGAATTTGTCCGTCTGCAGTGACACTATCGTGCGCTCCAAATCCATTTTCCACTATAAACAAGGGTAGATCGTACCGATCGTAAACCTCATTGAGAACATAACGCAACCCAACAGGATCAATGGGCCATCCCCAATCACTGTTTTTGATATATTCGTTATGGCACATGTGAACTCCAGGTAGCATCTCGAAACTTGTATCCGTCGCTGTTGCGCTGACCGTGAATGACATGTAGTAGCTAAAGCCAATATAATCTACGGTGCCAGCTCGTAAGTCGTCTAAATCTTGCTCGGTGTACTCTATGGAATACCCAAGACGGTCCCATTCTTTCAATGCATATTCTGGGATGAATCCTTTGGCATGAACATCACTGAAAAAGTAGTTTCGTAATCGTTGCACATTAACACTGGTCATAATATCATCAGGGTTTGATGTAGCAGGATAAATCGGCACATATGCCATCATGCACCCAATTTTCATATCTGGATTAATTTGATGTCCCAACCTAACAACTTTAGCACTTGCAATCAACTCATAGACTGCAGCTTGATACATAATTTCACCACGATTATCGCCGGGTTCAAAACGGATGGCAGAGTTTGTCCAAATGCTAAGGTCATGTTCATACGATGTTTGATTGTTGATTTCATTAAATGTCATCCAGTATTTCACCTTATCCTTGTAACGCTCCATGACCGTCTCGGCAAACGTTACAAAGAAATCAATCATCTTACGATTTTTGAATCCACCATATTCTTTGTAGAGATGGTAGGGGTATTCAAAATGAGAAAGTGTTACCACCGGTTCAATGCCGTGCTTTAACAGTTCATCAAAGACGTTATCGTAAAACAGCAACCCTTCTTCATTGGGCTTTGCTTCGTCTCCGTTTGGATAAATACGTGTCCAGTTAATACTCGTGCGAAATGCCTTAAATCCCATCTCAGCAAACAAAGCAATGTCTTCTTTATAATGTGTGTAGAAATCAATGGCTTCATGGTTAGGATAAAATTCACCTTCAAGTACTCCGTCTGTAATGCGTCGTTGGGTTGTTTTATCACCCGCCGTCAATACATCGGCGATACTGACACCTTTACCACCCTTGTTCCAACCACCTTCGAGTTGGTGTGCCGCGACAGCACCTCCCCATAAGAATTCATCCGGAAATTTTCTATTCATCGTTATAGACCTCGTTTCATTAGGTCTATTATACAAAAGGATTTCTGCTTCATTCCGTTATTGATTCGAAAGAAACACACTGTTCTTGCTTTCACCATTATAGGTACAGTGGGTATTCAAAAAGACAGCCTTCGCTGTCTTAGATTTTTGCAATTGCACTCACTGCGTGTTTCAGTAATTCATATTTTTCCTGCGCTTGTGCTAATGTTTGCGCAACCACACAATAGTAAAATTTGCATTTTGGTTCGGTTCCAGATGGTCGTATTGCAACCCACGATCCATCCGTTAAAGTATATTTGAGAACATTTGACGTTGGAAAATTTAAGTCTGTGCCATCCGAACGTCGTGATGTGAGAAAATCCTCCGAATAAGCAACAGGAATTCCGGCAAATTCTTTAAAATTTCCTTCTCGGAAGGTTGTTAGAATATCTTGAATTTCCTGAAGACCTTGTGATCCAGCACGCGTAATTGCCACTTGCATTTCAACATGAGCACCGTAGGTATCGTAAAGCATGTTTAAGACATCGACGAGTGTACGGCCACGATTGTGATAGTAGTTTGCCGCTTCAGCCACCATAATACATGCTTGAGGTGCATCTTTGTCTCGGACAAAGTCGGCAAGAAGGTATCCATAGCTTTCTTCATATCCAAAGATGAATTCATAGTCACCCTGGCGATTGTGGGCTTCGATTTTCTCTCCGATGTATTTGAATCCTGTGAGTGTCTTTTCGACATGAACACCATAGTTATGGGCAATTTTCTCTCCCAAGTCAGATGTAACCACCGTATTAAACATAATCGGATTCATGGGCATTGTATCCAGTTCGCGGCGTGTTGAATAGATGTATTCTTGGAGTATTGAACCCCCTTGATTACCTGTTAAGTAAACATAGGAACCATCGTGTTTCACAACAATCCCCATGCGATCGGCATCAGGATCACATGATAAAATCAAA
The window above is part of the Erysipelothrix sp. HDW6C genome. Proteins encoded here:
- a CDS encoding PTS sugar transporter subunit IIC, coding for MKALENFLNRFLGPIANWMSESLFFSSMAEAFMRTTPITIGAAVLMVIGNFPIPSWIAFMQETGMSVHFDAVIGASTNAISLYIAFIFAYVYAKKAGQNGLSAGLISLASFLILIPQKINITKVLVNKAYVAPEMYEGIMAGLQPLIDAGVFTGTSGFTDFFTSGTGIFVALIVASITAILFVKLNERNFTIKLPESVPANVSESLSPSLIAGVIFIIFFAVRVGLSYTPFGNMFHLVFGLIQQPLQGFAATAPAMIIMFTICNLCWFFGIHPNMIYAIMMPLLAGIRPEMIAAFQDGVNPMPYIAVTIVGMAAGNAFGGQGGTYGWVVSSFTAKSEQYKSLRKLAAVPAIFNINEPLVFGAPIMMNPIYFIPLVAGPAVMGGVALLVAKLVNFGVVNPTAEMPWTMPGIVKAFMTGGWQYGVVTIAIIAVNIALWFPFFKIADNKLFEEEQALQNQQ
- a CDS encoding MurR/RpiR family transcriptional regulator; translated protein: MFDDLNLETLSDIDLSIISYIINNPQVASLMRVRDLADAVHVSPSTIMRFIERTGFDSFAALKVEIKQHLLSDKHRINVSKVKEINHSEPMVFGDDFEKKIQELATRIANARITYCVGMGSSGIMADYLTRLLNSIGYMSMASKDAYLPVLWNTELFNNDNVLLVFSTSGETREIAQMMQTLAKRRPYTASITNHHHNTVAHNSDLNIPYYIPKDRLSFHVDLTSQIPVMYIIETIVRHLHQMRIASKETPL
- the tkt gene encoding transketolase, which produces MKEIDNLAVNALRVLSVDAVQKANSGHPGMPLGAAPIAYTVWANHMNFDVKDSKWINRDRFILSAGHASALLYSLLHVFGYDVTLEDLKNFRQLNSRTPGHPEYGHTDGVEATTGPLGAGLSTGVGMAMAQEHLAAKYNRPGYDIVDNYTFVLSGDGCMMEGITSEASSLAGTLSLGRLIVLYDSNNTTIEGHTDLAFKENVRERYEAYGFETFLVEDGNDLEALNLAITKAKENLTQPSFIEVRTKIGYGSAKEGSSSSHGSPLGDDNIKALKTFLDYPSQEPFFVPEAVYDHYRDIAAEGTKTHEVWEEMFADYANEHPELAAQWQKDFTDITVDELLADKSLFEFDAAPQATRNVSGIMINRLKDKYTNLFGGSADLASSNMTAMKDEGSFSPENFAGRNLHFGVREHAMAAMGNGIALYGGLKAYVSTFFVFADFLKPMARLSSLMSVPLTYVLTHDSIGVGEDGPTHEPIEQLAMLRSQPNFYTFRPADATETAYGWVLALTSKTTPVGLILSRQNLPQLDKSGIDALKGGYVVHDADKLDAILMATGSEVSLAIDAAKELEKSGLGVRVVSMPSLELFEEQTAEYKESVLPQGVRARVAIEAAASQPWGRYIGLDGATVAMDTFGGSAPGNQLFEAFGFTVENVVKVAKSVIK
- a CDS encoding family 1 glycosylhydrolase; its protein translation is METTNWDWSIDPQGLRIGLRRISSRYDLPTLISENGLGEYDSLEADGSIRDAYRIAYLREHLMAIQDAISDGVEVLGYCTWSFTDLLSWLNGYQKRYGFVYVDRDETDAKECKRYKKDSFAWYQQVIATNGTSL
- a CDS encoding 6-phospho-beta-glucosidase, producing the protein MNRKFPDEFLWGGAVAAHQLEGGWNKGGKGVSIADVLTAGDKTTQRRITDGVLEGEFYPNHEAIDFYTHYKEDIALFAEMGFKAFRTSINWTRIYPNGDEAKPNEEGLLFYDNVFDELLKHGIEPVVTLSHFEYPYHLYKEYGGFKNRKMIDFFVTFAETVMERYKDKVKYWMTFNEINNQTSYEHDLSIWTNSAIRFEPGDNRGEIMYQAAVYELIASAKVVRLGHQINPDMKIGCMMAYVPIYPATSNPDDIMTSVNVQRLRNYFFSDVHAKGFIPEYALKEWDRLGYSIEYTEQDLDDLRAGTVDYIGFSYYMSFTVSATATDTSFEMLPGVHMCHNEYIKNSDWGWPIDPVGLRYVLNEVYDRYDLPLFIVENGFGAHDSVTADGQIHDPYRVDYLRRHIVEMEKAVNDDGVDLMGYTPWGCIDLISFGTGEMEKRYGFIYVDRKNDGTGSLKRSKKDSFEWYKNVIASNGKKL